The Myxococcota bacterium genome has a segment encoding these proteins:
- the gloB gene encoding hydroxyacylglutathione hydrolase has translation MPAPSLRVERIPTLRDNYTYLIIDSQTGEAAVVDAPEAAPVVARVDKLGVRVVKVLSTHHHPDHSAANPELAARFGAPVLGHASDKSRLPGFTTGLEEGNRVAIGRLEAEVVFIPAHTRGHIAYVLPGAVFCGDTLFAGGCGRLFEGTPAMMHEALNVKLARLPDDTRVYCGHEYTENNLRFALTLEPESAALRERMARVRAARASVASDWHRASEAEMTVPSTLAEERATNPFMRAHSAELVASVLERLPGTATDPVSILGAVRALKDKF, from the coding sequence ATGCCCGCCCCCTCATTGCGCGTCGAGCGCATCCCGACCCTGCGTGACAACTACACCTACCTGATCATCGATTCCCAGACGGGCGAGGCGGCGGTGGTCGACGCGCCCGAGGCCGCGCCGGTGGTCGCGCGCGTCGACAAGCTGGGCGTACGGGTGGTGAAGGTCCTGTCGACTCACCATCACCCCGACCACAGCGCCGCGAACCCGGAGCTGGCGGCGCGCTTCGGCGCCCCGGTCCTGGGCCACGCCTCGGACAAGTCGCGGCTGCCCGGCTTCACGACGGGGCTCGAGGAGGGCAACCGGGTCGCGATCGGCCGGTTGGAAGCGGAGGTGGTCTTCATCCCCGCCCACACCCGCGGTCACATCGCCTACGTCCTGCCCGGGGCGGTCTTCTGCGGAGACACCCTGTTCGCGGGCGGCTGCGGGCGCCTGTTCGAGGGCACGCCGGCCATGATGCACGAGGCGCTGAACGTGAAGCTGGCGCGCCTGCCCGACGACACCCGCGTGTACTGCGGACACGAGTACACCGAGAACAACCTGCGCTTCGCGCTCACGCTCGAGCCGGAGAGCGCGGCGTTGCGCGAGCGCATGGCTCGGGTGCGCGCGGCGCGGGCGTCGGTGGCGAGTGACTGGCACCGCGCGAGCGAGGCCGAGATGACCGTGCCCTCGACCCTGGCCGAGGAGCGGGCCACGAACCCGTTCATGCGCGCCCACTCCGCGGAGCTGGTCGCGTCGGTCCTGGAACGCCTGCCGGGAACGGCCACCGATCCGGTGTCGATTCTCGGGGCCGTTCGCGCCTTGAAGGACAAGTTCTGA
- a CDS encoding (2Fe-2S)-binding protein, whose amino-acid sequence MARLACRCMGLSSRKIEELARARRAADLESLAALGAGAGCGTCRPELEEILADVAGIPVADSVRRANRARNAVEAYRRVETALFGGIAARLPPGTRVELVSVDGLRVELHVAANDLPEVRALVAERLMKLVCSELEVVFG is encoded by the coding sequence GTGGCTCGGCTCGCGTGTCGCTGCATGGGGCTCTCGAGTCGGAAGATCGAGGAGCTCGCGCGCGCGCGCCGCGCGGCCGACCTCGAGTCTCTCGCCGCGCTCGGCGCGGGTGCGGGCTGCGGGACCTGCCGGCCGGAGCTCGAGGAGATCCTCGCCGACGTGGCGGGCATTCCGGTGGCCGACTCCGTGCGCCGCGCGAACCGCGCGCGCAACGCGGTCGAAGCGTACCGCCGGGTCGAGACGGCGCTCTTCGGGGGCATCGCCGCGCGCTTGCCGCCGGGCACGCGCGTCGAGCTCGTGTCCGTCGACGGGCTGCGCGTCGAGCTGCACGTGGCGGCGAACGACCTGCCCGAGGTGCGCGCGCTCGTCGCCGAACGTCTCATGAAGCTCGTCTGCTCGGAGCTCGAGGTGGTGTTCGGCTAG